Proteins from a single region of Ensifer adhaerens:
- a CDS encoding peroxiredoxin — MTIAVGDKLPAATFKEKTADGPVEVTTDQLFSGKRVVLFAVPGAFTPTCSLNHLPGYLENRDAILARGIDDIAVVSVNDLHVMGAWATASGGMGKIHFLSDWNAAFTKALGMDIDLSAGTLGVRSKRYSMLVEDGVVKSLNLEESPGQATVSGAAAMLEQL; from the coding sequence GTGACCATTGCCGTCGGAGACAAACTGCCAGCCGCAACCTTCAAGGAAAAAACCGCCGATGGTCCGGTGGAGGTCACCACCGATCAGCTGTTTTCGGGCAAGCGCGTCGTGCTCTTTGCCGTTCCCGGCGCCTTCACGCCCACCTGCTCGCTCAACCATCTGCCGGGCTACCTCGAAAACCGCGACGCGATCCTCGCCCGCGGTATCGATGATATCGCCGTCGTCTCGGTCAACGACCTGCACGTGATGGGCGCCTGGGCAACCGCGTCCGGCGGCATGGGCAAGATCCACTTCCTTTCCGACTGGAACGCTGCCTTCACCAAGGCACTTGGCATGGACATCGACCTCTCGGCCGGCACGCTCGGTGTGCGCTCGAAGCGCTATTCGATGCTTGTCGAAGACGGCGTGGTGAAGTCGCTCAATCTCGAAGAAAGCCCGGGCCAGGCGACCGTTTCCGGCGCTGCCGCGATGCTCGAGCAGCTCTGA
- a CDS encoding homoserine kinase, producing MAVYTDITEDDLSRFLTAYDVGQLTSYKGIAEGVENTNFLLHTTKGSYILTLYEKRVNADDLPFFLGLMHHLAEGGLSCPLPLPRADGKLLGELSGRPAAVISFLEGMWLRKPEAKHCHEVGKALAAMHVAGEGFALKRTNALSVGGWRPLWVNSEARADEVQAGLKDEIAAELEHLERHWPKALPEGVIHADLFPDNVFFLGDQLSGLIDFYFACNDYLAYDVAVCLNSWCFEKNGSYNITKGMAMLAGYESVRKLTPAEVDALPLLCRGSALRFFLTRLYDWLMTPAGALVVKKDPLEYLTKIRFHRAISSSAEYGLRRDEGRA from the coding sequence TTGGCAGTTTACACCGATATCACGGAAGACGATCTCTCCCGTTTTCTCACCGCCTATGACGTCGGGCAGCTGACCTCCTACAAGGGGATCGCCGAAGGCGTCGAGAACACCAATTTCCTGCTGCACACGACCAAGGGTTCCTACATTCTCACGCTTTACGAGAAGCGGGTGAACGCCGATGACCTGCCATTCTTCCTTGGGCTGATGCACCATCTGGCCGAGGGCGGCCTGTCCTGCCCGCTGCCGCTGCCGCGTGCGGATGGCAAGCTGCTCGGCGAGCTCTCGGGCCGCCCGGCCGCAGTCATCTCGTTCCTCGAAGGCATGTGGCTCAGGAAGCCGGAAGCCAAGCACTGCCACGAAGTGGGCAAGGCGCTGGCCGCCATGCACGTCGCCGGCGAAGGCTTCGCGCTGAAGCGCACCAATGCGCTTTCCGTCGGCGGCTGGCGGCCGCTCTGGGTCAATTCCGAGGCGCGTGCCGACGAAGTGCAGGCGGGCCTCAAGGATGAGATCGCCGCGGAACTCGAGCATCTCGAGCGCCATTGGCCGAAGGCGCTACCGGAGGGCGTCATCCATGCCGATCTCTTCCCGGACAACGTCTTCTTCCTCGGCGACCAGCTTTCCGGCCTGATCGACTTCTATTTCGCCTGCAACGACTATCTCGCCTATGACGTCGCCGTCTGCCTCAATTCCTGGTGCTTCGAGAAGAACGGCTCTTATAACATCACCAAGGGCATGGCGATGCTTGCTGGCTACGAGAGCGTGCGCAAGCTGACGCCGGCGGAGGTCGACGCGCTGCCGCTCCTCTGCCGCGGTTCGGCGCTGCGCTTCTTCCTGACGCGGCTCTATGACTGGCTGATGACGCCCGCCGGCGCGCTCGTGGTCAAGAAAGACCCGCTCGAATATCTGACGAAGATCCGCTTCCACCGGGCGATCTCGTCAAGTGCGGAATATGGCCTTCGCCGTGACGAGGGCCGGGCATGA
- a CDS encoding EAL domain-containing protein, with protein sequence MPLARSPFAWSASKLAAFLITLTTFFCALGGAAQALEPVKISREDTALDLTATTEIYSGRNEAFQVSTAPGTDGIVRRIEVRSSSEDHQGDWAVFALANVSAEPLDRVIVAPHFRLVNSKLFWPDLGSKRILSITPSEGFALSREPSDEADVFRITLAPGVIITFVAELATPELPQIYLWEPDSYKDTVNAFTLYRGIVLGIAGLLAVFLTILFVVKGTSMLPATAALAWAVLAYICVDFGFLSKLISVTAGDERIWRAGTEVFLAAGLVIFLFTYLNLNRWHQHLGYATLAWILGLGLLFGVAVYDPAIASGIARLSFALTGTVGIVLIAYLGFNRYDRAILLVPAWLLILVWLFGAWLTVTGQLANDIVQPALGGGLVLIVLLIGFTVMQHAVAGSGYQQGLFSDLERQSLALTGSGDTVWDWDVSRDRVVTMPDISTQLGLSLGSMHGPLRNWLPRLHPDDRDRFRATLDVLLERRRGKLNHEFRVRAEDGHYHWLSIRARPVLGANGEIIRCVGTIIDITEQRNSVERLLHNALLDNLTGLPNRQVFLDRLQAILLMADGNNSVRPTVLAIDIDRYKQVNDLLGIAAGDNILIALTRRLRRLLRPQDTLARLGGDQFGLILMSERDPAKVADFADAVSKAIMVPLNYGNREINLTASIGLVSWLDQEQSAAGLLDDAELAMFRAKKEGGNRVEPFRPAFRTSGSDRLQLEADLKKAIERKELSLVYQPIVRLNDAEIAGFEALMRWDHPKRGNISPTEFIPIAENSDLINQLGMFAFDKATSDLTEWQLQTGDLPIFVSINLSSAQLLNNELYDDVRAILNKNRCDPGKVKMELTESLVMENPEQARLVLEKLKEAGLKLALDDFGTGHSSLSYLTRFPFDTIKIDKALVRDPSDKRGILLRSVITMARELDMQVVAEGIESEDDAIQLSQMGCDYGQSFLFGPPIGSESIQRLLKERFPLMKRA encoded by the coding sequence ATGCCTCTAGCCCGCTCGCCCTTCGCCTGGTCAGCCTCGAAGCTGGCAGCGTTTCTGATTACGCTCACGACGTTTTTCTGCGCGCTCGGCGGTGCGGCCCAGGCTCTGGAGCCGGTGAAGATCTCGCGCGAGGACACCGCGCTCGACCTGACGGCAACGACCGAAATCTACAGTGGCCGCAACGAAGCCTTCCAGGTCTCGACGGCACCGGGCACCGACGGCATCGTACGGCGCATCGAAGTGCGCTCGAGCAGCGAAGACCATCAGGGCGACTGGGCAGTGTTCGCGCTCGCCAACGTTTCGGCCGAGCCGCTCGACCGCGTGATCGTCGCGCCGCATTTCCGACTGGTGAATTCCAAGCTCTTCTGGCCGGACCTCGGCTCCAAGCGCATCCTGTCGATTACGCCCAGCGAAGGTTTCGCGCTCAGCCGTGAGCCGAGCGACGAGGCGGACGTCTTCCGCATCACGCTGGCGCCGGGCGTCATCATCACCTTCGTTGCGGAACTCGCGACGCCGGAACTGCCGCAGATCTACCTGTGGGAACCGGATTCCTACAAGGACACGGTCAACGCCTTCACGCTCTATCGCGGGATCGTGCTTGGCATTGCCGGCCTGCTTGCGGTGTTCCTGACCATCCTCTTCGTCGTGAAGGGAACCTCGATGCTGCCGGCGACGGCAGCCCTTGCCTGGGCGGTTCTCGCCTATATCTGCGTCGATTTCGGCTTCCTGTCGAAACTCATCAGCGTGACGGCCGGCGACGAGCGAATATGGCGAGCGGGCACCGAGGTCTTCCTGGCGGCGGGCCTGGTGATCTTCCTGTTCACCTATCTCAATCTCAACCGATGGCACCAGCATCTCGGCTATGCGACGCTCGCCTGGATCCTGGGGCTCGGCCTGCTCTTCGGCGTCGCTGTCTACGATCCGGCGATTGCGTCCGGTATCGCCCGCCTTTCCTTCGCGCTGACGGGAACGGTCGGGATCGTGCTGATCGCCTATCTCGGCTTCAACCGCTACGACCGTGCAATTCTTCTGGTGCCTGCCTGGCTGCTCATTCTCGTCTGGCTCTTCGGAGCATGGCTGACCGTCACCGGCCAGCTCGCCAACGACATCGTGCAGCCGGCGCTCGGCGGCGGTCTCGTCCTTATCGTGCTTCTGATCGGCTTCACCGTCATGCAGCATGCGGTCGCCGGCAGCGGCTACCAGCAGGGCCTGTTCTCGGATCTCGAACGCCAGTCGCTCGCGCTCACCGGCTCGGGCGATACCGTCTGGGACTGGGATGTCTCCCGCGATCGCGTCGTGACCATGCCCGATATCTCGACCCAGCTCGGTCTATCGCTCGGCAGCATGCACGGCCCCTTGCGCAATTGGCTGCCGCGGCTCCACCCTGATGACCGTGACCGCTTCCGGGCGACACTCGACGTGCTGCTCGAGCGCCGTCGCGGCAAGCTCAACCATGAATTCCGCGTGCGCGCCGAGGACGGCCACTATCACTGGCTTTCCATTCGCGCCCGGCCGGTACTCGGCGCCAATGGCGAGATCATCCGCTGCGTCGGCACCATCATCGACATCACCGAACAACGCAATTCCGTCGAGCGTCTGCTGCACAATGCGCTGCTCGACAATCTGACCGGCCTTCCGAACCGACAGGTGTTCCTTGACCGGCTGCAGGCGATCCTGCTGATGGCCGACGGCAACAATTCCGTTCGCCCGACAGTGCTTGCGATCGACATCGACCGCTACAAGCAGGTCAACGATCTCCTCGGCATTGCCGCCGGCGACAACATTCTGATCGCCTTGACACGGCGGCTGCGCCGGCTGCTGCGCCCGCAGGATACGCTAGCCCGCCTCGGCGGCGACCAGTTCGGGCTGATCCTGATGTCCGAGCGTGATCCCGCCAAGGTCGCGGATTTCGCCGACGCGGTGAGCAAGGCGATCATGGTGCCGCTCAACTACGGCAACCGCGAAATCAACCTGACGGCCTCGATCGGCCTCGTCTCCTGGCTCGACCAGGAGCAAAGCGCTGCAGGCCTGCTCGACGATGCCGAACTCGCCATGTTCCGCGCGAAGAAGGAAGGCGGCAACCGCGTCGAACCCTTCCGTCCCGCTTTCCGTACCTCGGGATCGGACCGGCTGCAGCTTGAAGCCGATCTCAAGAAGGCGATCGAGCGCAAGGAGCTTTCGCTCGTCTACCAGCCTATCGTGCGGCTGAATGATGCCGAAATCGCCGGTTTCGAGGCGCTGATGCGCTGGGATCATCCGAAGCGCGGCAACATCTCGCCGACCGAGTTCATCCCGATTGCCGAGAATTCCGACCTCATCAACCAGCTAGGCATGTTCGCCTTCGACAAGGCGACGAGCGATCTGACGGAATGGCAGCTGCAGACCGGCGACCTGCCGATCTTCGTCTCGATCAATCTTTCAAGCGCCCAGTTGCTCAACAACGAGCTCTATGACGACGTCCGCGCCATTCTCAACAAGAACCGCTGCGATCCCGGCAAGGTCAAGATGGAACTGACAGAGTCGCTCGTGATGGAAAATCCCGAGCAGGCCCGTCTCGTCCTTGAAAAGCTGAAGGAGGCCGGCCTGAAGCTGGCGCTTGACGACTTCGGGACCGGCCATTCGTCGCTTTCCTATCTTACCCGCTTCCCCTTCGACACGATCAAGATCGACAAGGCGCTGGTGCGTGACCCCAGCGACAAGCGCGGCATCCTGCTGCGCTCGGTGATCACCATGGCGCGTGAACTCGACATGCAGGTGGTGGCCGAGGGTATCGAATCCGAGGACGACGCGATCCAGCTCTCACAGATGGGCTGCGACTACGGTCAGAGCTTCCTCTTCGGCCCGCCGATCGGCTCGGAATCGATTCAGCGGCTTCTGAAGGAACGCTTTCCGCTGATGAAGCGGGCGTGA
- a CDS encoding M16 family metallopeptidase, whose protein sequence is MMKVECTRLPSGLTVVTEQMPHLESVALGVWIKSGSRNETLGEHGIAHLLEHMAFKGTGRRTARQIAEEIENVGGEVNAATSTETTSYYARVLKDHVPLAVDILADILTESTFDDEELRREKQVILQEIGAADDTPDDVVFDRFAETAYRNQTVGRPILGTPDTVMSFSADQIRHYLGRNYTTDRMFVVAAGAVEHDAFVRQVEERFSSLPRTPIATPVLEAARYTGGESRETRDLMDAQVLLGFEGKAYHARDFYCSQILANILGGGMSSRLFQEVREHRGLCYSVYAFHWGFSDTGIFGVHAATGGENLPELMPVIVDELRKSSMNIEQQEIERARAQIRAQLLMGQESPAARAGQIARQMMLYGRPIPNEELMERLSGITIERLTDLAGRLFFDTTPTLSAIGPLEQLAPMGDILSSLTGKAAVPHAVAS, encoded by the coding sequence ATGATGAAAGTTGAGTGCACCCGGCTCCCTTCCGGGTTGACGGTGGTAACCGAGCAGATGCCGCATCTCGAAAGCGTGGCGCTCGGGGTGTGGATCAAGTCCGGTTCGCGAAATGAAACCCTGGGCGAACATGGCATTGCCCACCTGCTGGAGCACATGGCTTTCAAGGGCACGGGGCGGCGCACCGCTCGCCAGATCGCCGAGGAGATCGAAAATGTCGGCGGCGAAGTCAACGCTGCGACCTCGACGGAGACCACCTCCTACTACGCCCGCGTGCTCAAGGACCACGTCCCGCTCGCGGTCGACATTCTCGCCGACATCCTGACGGAATCCACCTTCGACGATGAAGAGCTCCGTCGCGAGAAGCAGGTGATCCTGCAGGAGATCGGCGCCGCCGACGATACGCCCGACGACGTCGTCTTTGACCGTTTTGCCGAGACCGCCTATCGCAACCAGACGGTCGGTCGGCCGATCCTCGGCACGCCAGATACGGTCATGTCGTTCTCTGCCGATCAGATCCGGCACTATCTCGGCCGCAACTATACGACCGACCGGATGTTCGTGGTCGCGGCCGGCGCCGTCGAGCACGACGCCTTCGTGCGCCAGGTGGAAGAACGTTTCTCGTCGCTGCCGCGCACACCGATCGCGACGCCGGTGCTGGAAGCCGCCCGCTATACCGGCGGCGAAAGCCGCGAGACGCGCGACCTGATGGATGCGCAGGTTCTGCTCGGCTTCGAGGGCAAGGCCTATCACGCCCGTGACTTCTACTGCTCGCAGATCCTTGCCAACATCCTTGGCGGCGGCATGTCCTCCCGCCTCTTCCAGGAAGTGCGCGAGCATCGCGGCCTCTGTTACTCGGTCTATGCCTTCCACTGGGGCTTTTCCGACACCGGTATCTTCGGCGTGCATGCGGCCACGGGCGGCGAGAACCTGCCGGAGCTGATGCCCGTCATCGTCGACGAACTGCGCAAGTCCTCGATGAACATCGAGCAGCAGGAAATCGAGCGCGCCCGCGCCCAGATTCGCGCGCAGCTCCTGATGGGCCAGGAAAGCCCGGCGGCGCGCGCCGGTCAGATCGCCCGGCAGATGATGCTCTACGGCCGACCGATCCCCAACGAAGAACTGATGGAGCGCCTGTCCGGCATAACCATCGAGCGCCTGACCGACCTTGCCGGCCGGCTGTTCTTCGACACGACGCCGACGCTTTCGGCCATCGGCCCCTTGGAACAGCTTGCCCCGATGGGCGACATCCTGTCGTCCTTGACCGGCAAGGCCGCAGTTCCGCACGCCGTCGCCAGCTAA
- a CDS encoding YqgE/AlgH family protein, translating into MSTPMAQKRRERGFLDGQFLIAMPGMFDANFARTVIFICAHSDDGAMGFVLNRPQQLTFPDVLLHLDILDEEEAIRLPQMTRDFQIQAGGPVETGRGFVLHSDDYLSDSSIPVSDDICLTATLDIVRAISRGEGPVRATMMLGYAGWGPGQLEAEITQNGWLTCPAREELIFDKALDDKYDRALALMGVSAAMLSVDAGHA; encoded by the coding sequence ATGTCAACTCCGATGGCGCAGAAGAGGCGGGAGCGAGGTTTCCTTGACGGTCAGTTCCTGATCGCCATGCCGGGAATGTTTGATGCCAATTTCGCCCGCACGGTGATCTTTATCTGCGCCCATTCGGACGATGGAGCGATGGGCTTCGTGCTCAACAGGCCCCAGCAACTGACCTTTCCGGACGTGCTGCTTCACCTCGATATTCTCGATGAGGAAGAGGCGATCCGGCTTCCGCAGATGACACGGGATTTCCAGATTCAGGCCGGCGGGCCGGTCGAGACCGGGCGCGGCTTCGTGCTGCATTCCGACGATTATCTGAGCGATTCCAGCATTCCCGTCAGCGACGACATCTGCCTGACCGCAACGCTCGATATCGTCCGCGCCATTTCGCGCGGGGAGGGGCCGGTGAGGGCGACGATGATGCTCGGCTATGCCGGCTGGGGCCCGGGCCAGCTTGAAGCAGAAATCACCCAGAACGGCTGGCTCACATGCCCCGCGCGCGAAGAGCTGATCTTCGACAAGGCGCTCGACGACAAATACGACCGGGCACTGGCGCTGATGGGCGTATCGGCCGCGATGCTCTCGGTGGACGCGGGCCACGCCTGA
- a CDS encoding ABC transporter substrate-binding protein, with product MRLSLLTGLTLAASVAFGPLAFADITVGVITPLTGPVAAYGEQVKNGAETAAEEINKAGGINGEKIVLKLLDDAGDPKQAVSVANQAAGEGIRYVVGPVLSGTSMAASDVLAENGILMVTPTATTPDLTTRGLWNVLRTCGRDDQQAEVAAAYVVKNLKDKKVAVLHDKAPYGKGLADGFKKAINAGGITEVVYEGLNPGDKDFSAIVTRLKAGNVDVVYFGGYHPEGGLLARQMHDQGVKAQIFGGDGLSNTEFWAIGGEAATGTIYTNASDATRNPASAPAVEALKAKNIPAEAFTLNAYAAVQVLKAGIEKAGSAEDSTAVATAIKSGEAIDTVLGKLTYGEAGDLTSQAFSLYKWEGGKSVPAE from the coding sequence ATGCGTCTTTCACTGTTGACAGGCCTGACCCTGGCGGCGAGCGTCGCCTTCGGACCGCTCGCCTTCGCCGATATCACCGTTGGCGTCATCACGCCGCTCACCGGTCCGGTCGCAGCCTATGGCGAGCAGGTGAAGAACGGGGCGGAAACGGCCGCTGAAGAGATCAACAAGGCTGGCGGCATCAACGGCGAAAAGATCGTCCTGAAGCTGCTCGACGACGCCGGCGACCCGAAGCAGGCCGTTTCGGTTGCCAACCAGGCGGCCGGCGAAGGCATCCGCTACGTCGTCGGTCCGGTTCTGTCTGGCACTTCGATGGCGGCTTCCGACGTTCTCGCCGAGAACGGCATCCTGATGGTGACCCCGACGGCAACGACGCCTGACCTCACCACCCGCGGCCTCTGGAACGTGCTGCGCACCTGCGGCCGCGACGACCAACAGGCTGAAGTCGCTGCTGCCTATGTGGTCAAGAACCTCAAGGACAAGAAGGTCGCCGTCCTGCACGACAAGGCTCCTTACGGCAAGGGCCTTGCTGACGGCTTCAAGAAGGCGATCAACGCAGGCGGCATCACCGAAGTCGTCTATGAAGGCCTGAACCCGGGCGACAAGGACTTCAGCGCCATCGTCACCCGCCTGAAGGCCGGGAACGTCGATGTCGTCTACTTCGGTGGTTACCATCCGGAAGGTGGCCTGCTCGCGCGCCAGATGCACGACCAGGGTGTGAAGGCACAGATCTTCGGCGGCGACGGCCTGTCGAACACCGAGTTCTGGGCAATCGGCGGCGAAGCTGCGACCGGCACGATCTACACCAACGCCAGCGACGCGACCCGCAACCCGGCGTCGGCTCCGGCCGTCGAAGCGCTTAAGGCGAAGAACATTCCGGCCGAAGCCTTCACCCTCAATGCCTATGCCGCCGTGCAGGTGCTGAAGGCTGGCATCGAAAAGGCTGGCTCGGCCGAAGACTCGACTGCAGTTGCCACTGCGATCAAGTCCGGCGAAGCAATCGACACCGTGCTCGGCAAGCTGACCTATGGCGAAGCCGGCGACCTCACCTCGCAGGCTTTCTCGCTCTACAAGTGGGAAGGCGGCAAGAGCGTTCCGGCTGAGTAA
- the rnhA gene encoding ribonuclease HI, protein MKHVDIFTDGACSGNPGPGGWGAVLRYGEVEKELSGGEAETTNNRMELLAAISALDALKSACEVDLHTDSKYVMDGISKWIHGWKKNGWKTADKKPVKNGELWQRLDEANRRHKVTWHWVKGHAGHPENERADELARKGMEPYKKGRRSDSLLVK, encoded by the coding sequence ATGAAGCATGTGGACATCTTCACCGACGGCGCCTGCTCGGGCAATCCGGGGCCGGGCGGCTGGGGAGCGGTGCTGCGCTATGGCGAAGTCGAAAAGGAACTGTCTGGCGGCGAAGCGGAAACTACCAACAACCGTATGGAATTGTTGGCGGCGATCTCGGCGCTCGACGCGCTGAAGAGCGCCTGCGAAGTCGATCTCCACACCGATAGCAAATATGTGATGGACGGCATCTCCAAGTGGATCCACGGCTGGAAGAAGAACGGCTGGAAAACCGCGGACAAGAAGCCGGTGAAGAACGGCGAGTTGTGGCAGCGGCTGGATGAGGCCAATCGCCGTCACAAGGTGACGTGGCACTGGGTGAAGGGCCATGCCGGTCATCCGGAAAACGAGCGCGCCGACGAGCTCGCCCGCAAGGGCATGGAACCCTACAAGAAGGGGCGCCGTTCGGACTCTCTTCTCGTGAAATGA
- the thrC gene encoding threonine synthase yields the protein MVKYISTRGEAAPLGFCDALLAGLARDGGLYLPKEWPKFSKKEIRGLRGKSYQEIAFAVLEPFTNGEIPAAKFREMIDEAYATFRHPAVAPLVQTGPNAFVMELFHGSTLAFKDVAMQLLARLMDYVLAERGERATIVGATSGDTGGAAIDAFAGRERTDIFILFPHGKVSPVQQRQMTTSEASNVHAIAVKGNFDDCQNLVKAMFNDAAFRDRVKLSGVNSINWARIMAQIVYYFTTAVALGGPDRKISFTVPTGNFGDIFAGYVAKRMGLPIDKLVIATNENDILARTLKTGRYEMRDVKATTAPSMDIQISSNFERLLFEANDRDPGEVRSAMDGLKQSGSFTIREKALKAIRKEFRAGRASEKEVARTIAKTLEETGYLLDPHSAVGVFVAAKHEKASAPMVTLATAHPAKFPDAVKSASGIDPALPTWLADLMNREERFDILDPDLKSVETFIGERTRLRG from the coding sequence ATGGTGAAGTATATCTCGACGCGCGGCGAAGCCGCTCCTCTCGGCTTCTGCGACGCGCTGCTTGCCGGTCTTGCGCGCGACGGCGGTCTTTATCTCCCCAAGGAATGGCCGAAGTTTTCCAAGAAGGAAATCCGGGGCCTGCGCGGCAAATCCTATCAGGAGATCGCGTTCGCCGTTCTCGAGCCCTTCACCAACGGCGAAATCCCGGCGGCCAAGTTCCGCGAAATGATCGACGAAGCCTATGCCACCTTCCGCCACCCGGCGGTGGCGCCGCTCGTGCAGACCGGACCGAACGCCTTCGTCATGGAGCTCTTTCATGGCTCGACGCTCGCGTTCAAGGACGTGGCGATGCAACTGCTTGCACGGCTGATGGACTATGTGCTGGCCGAACGCGGCGAGCGCGCCACCATCGTCGGCGCAACCTCGGGCGACACCGGCGGTGCGGCGATCGACGCCTTTGCCGGCCGCGAACGCACCGACATCTTCATCCTCTTCCCGCACGGCAAGGTCTCGCCGGTGCAACAGCGGCAGATGACGACGTCTGAGGCTTCTAACGTCCACGCCATCGCCGTCAAAGGCAATTTCGACGACTGCCAGAACCTCGTCAAAGCCATGTTCAACGATGCGGCCTTTCGTGATCGGGTCAAGCTTTCGGGCGTCAACTCCATCAACTGGGCACGCATCATGGCCCAGATCGTCTATTACTTCACCACGGCGGTGGCGCTCGGCGGACCGGATCGCAAGATCTCCTTCACCGTTCCGACCGGCAACTTCGGCGACATCTTCGCCGGCTATGTCGCCAAGCGCATGGGCCTGCCGATCGACAAGCTGGTGATCGCCACCAACGAAAACGACATTCTTGCCCGGACGCTCAAGACGGGCCGCTACGAAATGCGTGACGTCAAGGCGACTACCGCACCGTCGATGGACATCCAGATTTCGTCGAATTTCGAGCGGCTTCTGTTCGAAGCGAACGACCGAGACCCGGGCGAAGTGCGCTCGGCCATGGACGGCCTCAAGCAGTCCGGCTCCTTCACCATTCGCGAAAAGGCGCTCAAGGCCATTCGCAAGGAATTCCGCGCCGGCCGCGCGTCGGAGAAGGAAGTCGCCAGGACGATCGCCAAGACACTGGAAGAAACCGGCTATCTGCTCGATCCGCACAGCGCCGTCGGCGTCTTCGTTGCGGCCAAGCACGAGAAGGCGTCTGCCCCGATGGTGACGCTTGCAACCGCCCATCCGGCGAAATTCCCGGACGCGGTAAAATCGGCCAGTGGTATTGACCCGGCGCTTCCGACGTGGCTTGCTGACCTGATGAACAGGGAGGAGCGTTTCGATATCCTGGATCCGGACCTGAAGAGCGTCGAGACCTTTATCGGCGAGCGCACCCGCCTCCGGGGGTAA
- a CDS encoding protein-disulfide reductase DsbD domain-containing protein produces the protein MIQRSTHQNMVQFIGAASLIAAFFLPVAAQAATSEWVTSPGGMIRLVAAQPRQDGTIPATLEVRLNAGWKTYWREPGASGIPPQVTIDPASDVKLEKIGFPVPKTFDDGVVRYVGYDKSVAFPLTLKRVQGAGDVNIRASVFLGICEDICIPVQGELTLTLKQGDFDNPLDSARIDDAVAALPEAPSKDFAVTASRYDDANAVLHLSVHLPDGADHPELFLAGPSGVSFGKPEITTEGETGLGAAVPVRLSGKDRELKGKPIVVTIRAKGRSMETTLAFD, from the coding sequence ATGATCCAGCGCTCCACACATCAGAACATGGTCCAGTTCATTGGCGCGGCAAGCCTCATCGCCGCATTTTTTCTTCCGGTGGCGGCACAGGCGGCCACCAGCGAGTGGGTGACCTCCCCAGGCGGCATGATCCGCCTCGTCGCAGCCCAGCCCAGACAGGATGGCACGATCCCCGCAACGCTCGAAGTCAGGCTCAACGCCGGCTGGAAGACCTATTGGCGCGAGCCTGGTGCAAGCGGCATTCCCCCGCAGGTGACGATCGATCCGGCGAGCGACGTCAAGCTTGAGAAGATCGGCTTCCCGGTGCCAAAGACGTTCGACGATGGCGTCGTGCGCTATGTCGGCTACGACAAGTCGGTCGCTTTCCCGCTGACGCTGAAGCGTGTCCAAGGCGCCGGCGACGTCAATATTCGTGCGTCGGTGTTTCTCGGCATTTGCGAGGACATCTGCATCCCGGTCCAGGGCGAGCTGACACTGACGCTGAAGCAGGGCGATTTCGACAACCCGCTCGACAGCGCACGCATCGATGATGCCGTCGCCGCACTGCCGGAAGCGCCGTCCAAGGACTTTGCCGTCACGGCGAGCCGCTATGACGACGCAAATGCGGTGCTGCACCTCTCCGTGCACTTGCCTGATGGCGCGGATCATCCGGAGCTGTTCCTGGCCGGCCCTTCCGGCGTTTCCTTCGGCAAGCCCGAGATCACGACCGAGGGTGAGACAGGCCTCGGCGCAGCCGTCCCGGTTCGCCTTTCCGGCAAGGACAGGGAACTCAAGGGCAAGCCGATCGTTGTCACCATACGCGCCAAGGGCCGCAGCATGGAGACGACCCTTGCCTTTGATTAG
- a CDS encoding GNAT family N-acetyltransferase: MTRSVFRFLSRQPETIEIADQNYLLRLPRYADYRQWFQLRSESRPFLEPWEPTWRTDEMTESAFRSRVIRNEQEYSSGQAVPLFLFHKPDEMLLGGLTIGHIRRGAGQNCMIGYWMGARHAGKGHMYAALRLTIPYIFSTLELHRIEAACIPDNSRSIRLLEKAGFEREGYLRQYLRINGQWRDHVLFSLLSDDALPNRNMPL, translated from the coding sequence ATGACACGATCGGTTTTTCGGTTCCTGTCGCGGCAGCCGGAGACGATCGAAATTGCCGACCAGAATTATCTGCTGCGGCTCCCCCGCTATGCCGATTATCGCCAATGGTTTCAGCTCAGAAGCGAGAGTCGCCCTTTCCTGGAACCATGGGAACCAACCTGGCGCACCGACGAGATGACCGAGAGCGCTTTTCGCAGCCGGGTCATCCGCAACGAGCAGGAATATTCCTCGGGCCAGGCTGTGCCGCTCTTTCTTTTCCACAAGCCTGACGAAATGCTGCTCGGTGGACTGACCATCGGCCACATCCGCCGCGGCGCCGGGCAAAACTGCATGATCGGCTACTGGATGGGCGCGCGCCACGCCGGCAAGGGCCATATGTACGCGGCGCTCAGGCTGACCATTCCCTACATCTTTTCGACCCTTGAGTTGCACCGTATTGAAGCAGCCTGTATTCCGGACAACTCAAGAAGCATCCGGCTCCTTGAAAAGGCCGGTTTTGAGCGTGAAGGCTACTTAAGACAGTACTTGAGAATCAACGGCCAGTGGCGAGACCACGTGCTCTTTTCTCTGCTGTCCGACGATGCACTACCGAACAGGAATATGCCCCTTTGA